In the genome of Gammaproteobacteria bacterium, one region contains:
- a CDS encoding TonB-dependent receptor, protein MYPIYYCPPHLVYIALLGNPVPGKIFIPLSFFCVVAFAAQHAAHAELVVEITDGISAIPAEPGDVDQQMNAGFVHIIDEQTIRDNQLNLAQILASDSSIKVRQLSGFGSYSQLSIRGKSADQVMIYLDGLLLNNASGGSVDLSQIPSSMIARIEVYKDVVPVEFGQAANGGAINIITHRASQLSRAELGLGAGSFDTHKADFTYGGNHDKWRYVLSGAYMESENNFPYRHANGSPKNPEDDYLTHRNNNQFHQQSLMGKAAYRLSEKRVVHYHGEISGKNNHIPSISNSADVDTNLNWNNRFLQIAYQDDGESVENVEFKLSGKSGYKNTLYDDSERSIGLTPTRLSEDINLWESAAFFKFKQPGYQILNRTELRHERLELNDAFDLYAHKLNKRTTFANALQLPVRFFNGNWVVTPSMRIFLVTDDFSGNTNTESENTGRLKKRFQTLTAQIGTRLRYSNNLVFKANAGQYFRLPNYVELFGTRGYIGSNESLQPEEGINFDAGYEYSKSTKSEILTQFVWNVSLYHSIISNEIVYTFNSQEIGMPSNNWSSSVSGIEHRLALGLFYDAELSSSTTVQLPINRTDAKEWKLLPGRSWLMQTTRMSYNALRYQLFAEHVWESSYYIDSEQRLASGVKAFLNAGVDANYRALKLSFEINNIFNRPYKDYFFQVAPGRYALLSVKYRYQ, encoded by the coding sequence ATGTATCCTATATACTATTGTCCTCCCCACCTGGTTTACATTGCGTTGTTAGGTAATCCGGTGCCTGGGAAAATTTTCATACCACTGAGTTTCTTTTGCGTAGTCGCGTTTGCGGCACAACATGCCGCGCATGCAGAACTCGTAGTCGAGATTACAGATGGTATCTCAGCTATTCCCGCGGAGCCGGGTGATGTCGATCAGCAGATGAATGCCGGATTCGTACACATTATTGACGAACAGACTATCCGCGACAATCAGCTCAATCTTGCCCAAATACTCGCCAGCGATTCCAGCATTAAAGTTCGTCAACTCAGTGGATTTGGCAGTTATTCTCAGCTTTCCATACGCGGAAAATCCGCAGATCAGGTAATGATTTACCTTGATGGACTGTTACTAAACAATGCGTCTGGTGGCAGCGTCGATTTAAGTCAGATACCATCGTCGATGATTGCACGCATAGAAGTATATAAAGACGTGGTGCCGGTAGAGTTTGGGCAAGCGGCGAACGGCGGGGCAATCAACATTATTACGCACCGCGCCAGTCAACTGAGTCGTGCTGAACTGGGGTTGGGCGCGGGCTCTTTCGATACGCACAAGGCAGATTTCACTTACGGTGGAAATCACGATAAATGGCGTTATGTGTTGAGCGGCGCCTATATGGAATCAGAGAATAATTTTCCCTATCGCCATGCCAATGGTTCGCCGAAAAATCCTGAGGACGACTATCTTACCCATCGAAACAATAATCAGTTTCACCAGCAGAGCCTGATGGGAAAGGCGGCCTATCGGCTCAGCGAAAAGCGCGTTGTTCACTATCACGGCGAGATTTCCGGAAAAAATAATCATATTCCCAGCATCAGCAATAGCGCGGACGTAGACACCAATCTGAATTGGAATAATCGGTTCCTGCAAATAGCCTATCAGGATGACGGGGAAAGCGTCGAAAACGTCGAATTCAAACTCAGTGGCAAGAGTGGTTACAAAAACACGCTTTACGACGACAGTGAGCGCAGTATCGGCTTAACGCCAACACGGCTCTCAGAAGATATCAATCTCTGGGAAAGCGCGGCGTTCTTCAAATTCAAACAACCCGGGTATCAAATACTGAATAGGACGGAACTGCGTCATGAGCGCCTGGAACTGAACGATGCGTTTGATTTGTATGCACACAAGTTGAACAAGAGAACAACGTTTGCAAATGCCCTGCAATTGCCAGTTCGTTTTTTTAATGGAAATTGGGTGGTCACGCCGAGTATGCGTATATTTCTGGTCACTGACGATTTTTCCGGTAATACCAACACGGAAAGTGAAAATACCGGAAGACTGAAAAAGCGATTTCAGACCCTGACCGCTCAGATTGGTACACGCCTTCGTTATTCCAATAACCTGGTGTTTAAAGCAAATGCCGGACAGTACTTTCGATTGCCTAATTATGTTGAATTGTTTGGTACCCGTGGTTATATCGGTTCCAATGAAAGTCTACAGCCAGAAGAAGGAATTAATTTCGATGCGGGATATGAATATTCCAAATCTACGAAATCAGAGATTTTGACGCAATTTGTCTGGAACGTATCCTTATATCATTCCATTATTAGCAATGAAATCGTCTATACATTTAATTCTCAAGAAATAGGCATGCCCTCAAACAACTGGTCTTCAAGCGTAAGCGGAATTGAACACCGTTTAGCCTTGGGGCTGTTTTATGATGCTGAACTGTCCTCCAGCACTACCGTGCAATTGCCGATTAACCGTACCGATGCTAAAGAATGGAAACTGTTGCCAGGCCGTTCCTGGCTTATGCAAACCACACGTATGTCATATAACGCATTGCGGTATCAACTGTTTGCCGAGCATGTGTGGGAGTCCTCATACTACATCGACAGTGAACAACGCCTTGCCAGCGGCGTGAAGGCCTTTTTGAATGCAGGGGTCGATGCAAACTACCGCGCACTAAAGCTCAGTTTTGAAATCAATAATATTTTTAATCGTCCTTACAAAGACTACTTCTTCCAGGTAGCTCCGGGGCGTTATGCACTTTTGTCTGTTAAATATCGTTATCAATAG
- a CDS encoding cobyric acid synthase, translating to MVQGTTSDAGKSTLVTALCRIFYRQGLRVAPFKPQNMALNSAVTEDGGEIGRAQAVQAYACGLAPHTDMNPILLKPSSDKTAQVIIHGKAIGKQDACDYHDYKKVAIDAALSSHRRLAQQYQAIIIEGAGSPAEINLRDNDIANMGFAERIDCPVILIADIDRGGVFAHIVGTLALLSQSEQNRIKGFVINRFRGDIALLQSGLDWLEQKTGKPVLGVLPYLQDFFLEAEDALPLPQQTSHGSKKFRIVVPVLPRISNHTDIDALRLRDDLDVQIIGPGRKLPEADLIILPGSKSVIDDLLWLREQGWDQAIQRHLRYGGKLIGICGGFQMLGKFIHDPHAIEGPTSSMEGLGFFDMETCLQPEKQLRNVSGHLAFSMAPVRGYEIHAGLSVGPALDYPAAILDTHNDGAVSSDNQILGTYLHGLFDEPQACASLLRWATYVDAPVFDYQQRRESDVQRLADMVEQHLDMEKISELLSMTQVSL from the coding sequence ATGGTACAAGGCACTACTTCCGACGCAGGTAAGAGTACGTTGGTTACCGCGTTGTGCCGCATTTTTTATCGTCAGGGCCTACGTGTTGCGCCATTCAAACCACAGAACATGGCGCTCAATAGTGCGGTTACCGAAGACGGTGGAGAGATAGGTCGCGCACAAGCTGTGCAAGCCTATGCCTGCGGTCTTGCACCTCACACCGATATGAATCCGATTTTGTTAAAACCCTCGTCTGATAAAACGGCACAGGTAATCATTCACGGTAAAGCGATAGGCAAGCAGGATGCGTGTGACTATCACGATTACAAAAAAGTGGCAATTGATGCCGCCCTGTCGTCACACCGACGATTAGCACAACAATACCAGGCCATCATTATTGAAGGTGCGGGTTCACCAGCAGAAATCAATTTGCGCGACAATGATATTGCCAATATGGGTTTTGCTGAACGTATCGACTGTCCGGTAATCCTTATCGCCGATATCGATCGCGGTGGCGTGTTCGCGCATATTGTTGGCACTCTGGCATTGCTTAGTCAATCAGAACAAAACCGTATCAAGGGATTTGTAATCAATCGTTTCCGCGGAGATATTGCTTTGTTGCAAAGCGGGCTAGACTGGTTGGAACAGAAAACCGGCAAACCTGTGCTTGGTGTTCTGCCGTATCTACAGGACTTTTTTCTCGAAGCCGAAGATGCCCTGCCCTTGCCGCAACAAACTTCGCACGGCAGTAAAAAATTTCGTATCGTGGTACCGGTGTTACCACGAATCAGCAATCACACCGACATTGATGCCTTACGTTTACGCGATGATCTGGACGTGCAAATTATTGGTCCAGGACGAAAACTTCCAGAGGCGGATTTGATTATTTTGCCTGGAAGCAAATCAGTAATCGATGACTTGTTATGGTTACGAGAACAGGGGTGGGACCAGGCAATCCAACGCCATCTTCGCTACGGTGGAAAACTCATCGGTATCTGTGGCGGATTTCAAATGTTGGGTAAATTCATTCATGATCCACACGCGATTGAGGGCCCAACCAGCAGCATGGAAGGATTGGGATTTTTCGATATGGAAACATGTTTGCAGCCGGAAAAACAATTGCGTAATGTCTCAGGACATCTGGCTTTTTCCATGGCGCCCGTTCGTGGCTATGAAATTCATGCAGGCCTAAGTGTCGGCCCGGCATTGGACTATCCTGCAGCCATACTCGACACCCATAACGATGGCGCTGTTTCTTCAGATAATCAGATTTTGGGTACTTATCTCCACGGTCTTTTTGATGAGCCTCAGGCCTGTGCATCTTTGCTCCGCTGGGCAACTTATGTCGATGCACCGGTATTCGACTATCAACAGCGTCGCGAATCTGATGTCCAGCGTCTGGCAGATATGGTCGAACAACATCTCGATATGGAAAAAATTAGCGAGCTACTAAGCATGACGCAGGTCAGTCTATGA
- a CDS encoding ABC transporter substrate-binding protein, with protein sequence MKRMFVLFVLAALIAPLSAWANDPKSRTEGFVDAMKASKEKDEASYKRIDDFIDYQTITAETVAPHSKKFSSEQMSAFQRDLTALIRIVAYPQSGKFYKEAKYKYREAQMKGKVAVVIQDTYLPSEDLEMEIGYQLAQIDGKWRITDITFDGDSMVKDYQNQFGRIIAKDGVNGLNKRIQDKFKELNK encoded by the coding sequence ATGAAAAGAATGTTCGTTTTATTCGTATTAGCGGCTCTCATTGCACCTCTGTCTGCATGGGCAAACGACCCTAAAAGTCGGACTGAAGGCTTTGTCGATGCCATGAAGGCCTCCAAAGAAAAGGATGAAGCCAGCTATAAACGCATAGACGACTTTATCGATTACCAAACTATTACCGCCGAAACTGTCGCCCCGCACAGCAAGAAATTTAGCAGCGAACAAATGAGCGCCTTTCAGCGCGATCTGACTGCACTAATTCGTATTGTCGCCTATCCGCAGTCGGGTAAATTTTACAAGGAAGCCAAATACAAATATCGGGAAGCGCAGATGAAAGGAAAAGTGGCTGTCGTTATCCAGGACACTTATCTCCCTTCGGAAGACCTCGAAATGGAAATTGGTTATCAGTTAGCACAGATAGATGGTAAGTGGCGTATTACTGATATTACCTTCGATGGGGATTCTATGGTTAAAGACTATCAGAATCAGTTCGGCCGTATCATCGCCAAAGATGGCGTTAACGGATTGAACAAGCGTATACAAGACAAGTTCAAGGAACTGAATAAATAG
- the cobT gene encoding nicotinate-nucleotide--dimethylbenzimidazole phosphoribosyltransferase codes for MNIDWIYNAAARLNHDARNSALARQQQLTKPPGSLGVLETLAVNLAAMQANIQPQVDNVHITIFAADHGIAAQGVSAFPQIVTTEMIKNFARGGAAICVLARELNATLKVVNLGTIVDPGPLDGVIDRRIAPSTKDFSQQPAMTSEQLAQAIEIGREAAKNALATGAQLFIAGEMGIANTSAATAIACALLNKSAKEMAGPGTGLDEKGLAHKISVLDSALALHQSSTGNALDVLRCLGGFEIAAICGAYIFCAQNRVPVLIDGFIASAAALCATRICDNVSDWFFFAHASAEPGHRLMMKSLNANPLLSFGMRLGEGSGAAVAVPIIRLACALHHQMATFEQAGVTDKTS; via the coding sequence ATGAATATTGACTGGATATACAATGCTGCCGCAAGACTGAACCACGACGCTCGAAATAGCGCATTAGCCCGTCAACAACAACTCACCAAACCACCAGGTTCACTGGGAGTACTTGAAACTCTCGCCGTAAACCTGGCCGCAATGCAGGCGAATATACAACCCCAAGTTGATAACGTACACATCACTATCTTCGCCGCTGATCATGGGATAGCGGCGCAAGGCGTTTCGGCTTTTCCGCAAATTGTCACCACTGAAATGATAAAGAATTTCGCACGTGGTGGCGCGGCAATTTGTGTTTTGGCACGCGAACTCAATGCCACGCTAAAGGTGGTCAATCTCGGCACTATCGTAGATCCAGGTCCACTCGATGGCGTAATTGACAGACGCATTGCCCCATCGACCAAAGACTTTTCGCAGCAGCCCGCAATGACATCAGAACAACTGGCGCAAGCGATAGAGATTGGCCGTGAGGCAGCGAAAAATGCATTGGCAACAGGCGCGCAATTATTTATTGCCGGTGAAATGGGCATCGCCAATACCAGTGCCGCTACGGCGATCGCGTGTGCATTATTGAATAAATCGGCGAAAGAGATGGCCGGTCCTGGTACCGGTCTCGACGAAAAAGGGCTTGCGCACAAAATTTCTGTGCTCGACTCGGCGCTAGCACTTCATCAATCGTCAACGGGGAATGCACTAGACGTCTTGCGTTGTCTGGGTGGATTTGAGATCGCCGCCATTTGTGGCGCCTACATCTTTTGTGCGCAAAACCGCGTTCCCGTATTGATTGACGGTTTTATAGCAAGTGCAGCGGCCCTGTGTGCTACACGCATATGCGACAATGTCTCGGATTGGTTCTTCTTTGCACATGCATCGGCCGAACCGGGTCATCGACTGATGATGAAATCTTTAAACGCCAATCCCTTACTAAGCTTTGGTATGCGTCTGGGTGAAGGAAGCGGCGCCGCAGTAGCAGTACCAATAATACGCCTCGCTTGCGCTTTACATCATCAAATGGCCACCTTCGAACAGGCTGGCGTGACGGATAAAACAAGTTGA
- a CDS encoding TolC family protein produces the protein MYRRLCYSAALLAFVFPAYADSTYTDLTLEQCIEIALQKSASVQEASANIEEYRARLKEVQANYYPKLNVLTWVAPMFTVQGSALQQTVDRKFDLGSWGPSTHLEALLAMPVYTFGRLEAGENAAEERLKVEQARLRETQNHVKVEVNKFYYSHLYAKTISPHLDDAKKILDEAQVKANEMYENASGKVTKADLMKLEYGQTEIQKYLLMAKQGEVLALAALKHTMGLSDEVNLTLKETSIPKPDRSETLASLEELQQFAREHRPEWEQLDHGKKAAASLRRAEKLSALPVLFVAGTFEHSWTPTRDDTDNPYHFDEYNDMFGGVAMGLKLDFDWALTRAKVDAANAKMLQVNALNQLATTGIPLQIKKAHSDVERYQQQIALSSKARKAANKWIVFSAAAYHSGTGEVKDVLEGLVALLQSKRDYYEGILNYHIASAELDYAIGK, from the coding sequence ATGTATAGACGTCTTTGTTATTCGGCTGCACTACTTGCTTTCGTATTTCCTGCCTACGCAGATTCCACGTATACAGATTTAACGCTGGAGCAATGTATTGAGATTGCGCTGCAAAAAAGCGCCTCCGTGCAAGAGGCTTCTGCAAACATCGAAGAGTATCGCGCGCGGCTGAAAGAAGTTCAGGCGAACTACTATCCCAAACTGAATGTACTGACCTGGGTTGCACCCATGTTTACTGTACAAGGCAGCGCTTTGCAACAGACTGTTGACCGAAAATTTGATCTCGGCTCATGGGGACCGTCAACTCATCTTGAAGCTTTGCTGGCGATGCCGGTATATACTTTTGGCCGTCTCGAGGCAGGCGAAAACGCCGCTGAAGAACGCTTGAAAGTCGAACAAGCCAGGCTGCGTGAAACACAAAATCACGTCAAAGTCGAAGTAAACAAGTTTTATTATTCTCACCTCTACGCCAAAACCATTTCACCACATCTGGACGATGCGAAGAAAATTCTCGATGAGGCACAGGTGAAAGCGAATGAGATGTACGAGAATGCCAGCGGCAAAGTGACCAAGGCCGATTTGATGAAGCTGGAATACGGCCAGACCGAGATTCAAAAATATCTTCTTATGGCTAAACAAGGTGAGGTGCTTGCTCTTGCCGCGCTCAAACATACCATGGGACTTTCAGACGAAGTAAATCTCACATTGAAAGAAACCAGCATCCCCAAACCGGATCGTTCGGAGACGCTTGCCAGTCTTGAGGAATTGCAGCAATTCGCGCGTGAACATCGACCAGAGTGGGAACAACTTGATCATGGAAAGAAGGCAGCGGCCTCTCTGCGTCGAGCAGAAAAACTAAGCGCCCTGCCCGTTCTGTTTGTTGCGGGTACGTTCGAACACTCCTGGACACCAACGCGAGATGACACCGATAATCCCTACCACTTCGATGAGTACAACGACATGTTTGGCGGCGTTGCCATGGGTTTAAAACTGGATTTCGATTGGGCTTTGACTCGTGCAAAAGTCGATGCCGCCAATGCCAAAATGCTGCAAGTAAATGCCTTGAATCAACTGGCCACTACGGGTATTCCTCTACAAATCAAAAAAGCTCATAGCGACGTGGAACGCTATCAACAACAGATCGCGCTTTCAAGCAAGGCACGCAAGGCAGCTAATAAGTGGATAGTATTTTCTGCCGCCGCCTATCATAGCGGCACCGGGGAAGTGAAAGACGTGCTCGAAGGACTGGTTGCCTTGCTGCAATCCAAGCGCGATTACTACGAAGGCATACTCAATTACCACATCGCCAGCGCCGAACTTGATTACGCCATTGGCAAATAA
- a CDS encoding MMPL family transporter → MRAIPLFIFKRPFLFTLVFILVGLISALVAKQIKLDADLAALLPESFESVQDLDRVKERFGGLGYVILAVSGSSPDQMRRFADDASKLIEPLDTVSFVDYRRPVEFYQDRVFYYLEQGDLDYVYKQLKDRWKWEKNKRNPMYIDLENAPAPSLEFKDLEEKYSRNSSSWMAAQHADEPYYFNKDKTLLAIFIKPKQASTNLLFTQQVTQQVHQVLDEMNLTEYGAELKVEFTGGYQKKIDTQKLMQDDLGLVSVVALVLVFGYLLLHFKRLEALVLIVVPLLLGLFATFAFAEIVFGQLNILSAFIGVILLGLGIDHGIHLLSRFIDEQRRGTDLDTSVIRTFSRTGKSVGVAALTTFVTFVGLGFSEFRAFFEFGMIAAAGMILVTFFYLICMPALLGLALRFTWDIKVKINDEKSLGRFSGFIERRSGLLLFSGIAIWAAMSYASNDMRFNYDFESLGNTELRSFKLNAEVNELLGYSQAPMLALTKNRDEERFIAQQLQAGMENPEFRSGLDFVLTSSDLVPDNQDLKQHTLQKIEKLVDKVNPAWVPEDDVESFNNLKRMLKIPPFGFDNLPRETKLLFGTRDGQEPDDGILMLFPAVKQTDGEAVRELARELRAAKQSDGERMVIAGEPMILADILTLVFEESPKVLAFCSIMVFLILWIFLRNHYLALLALVPAIFTLTITFGIMAVFDLELNYINLAMIPVLLGVSVDSGVHMVGRAVDGHDLRSIIGETGMAILGSIVTSGLGLGALLLTGHAGLNSLAQIGTIGLLVNLVVSIFILPSLLSWKPVQRLAIAQAHDDAETQPA, encoded by the coding sequence ATGCGCGCAATACCCTTATTTATTTTTAAACGTCCGTTTCTTTTCACGCTTGTATTTATTCTGGTCGGTCTGATTTCTGCGTTAGTCGCCAAACAGATCAAACTGGATGCCGACCTGGCAGCCTTGTTACCAGAGAGTTTTGAAAGCGTACAAGATCTGGATCGAGTCAAGGAACGCTTCGGCGGCTTGGGTTATGTGATCCTGGCGGTTAGCGGTAGTTCACCTGATCAAATGCGTCGTTTTGCGGATGACGCATCTAAACTCATTGAACCTCTCGATACCGTCAGCTTCGTCGATTATCGTCGACCTGTGGAGTTCTATCAGGATCGGGTGTTTTACTACCTGGAACAGGGCGACCTTGATTACGTATACAAACAACTGAAAGACCGCTGGAAGTGGGAAAAGAACAAGCGTAATCCAATGTATATTGATCTGGAGAACGCACCTGCTCCATCGCTGGAATTCAAGGACCTCGAAGAAAAATATTCACGCAACAGCTCGTCCTGGATGGCCGCCCAGCATGCCGATGAGCCGTATTACTTCAATAAAGATAAAACCCTGTTAGCAATATTTATCAAACCCAAGCAGGCCTCGACGAATCTGCTGTTCACCCAACAAGTCACCCAACAAGTCCATCAGGTTCTGGACGAAATGAATCTCACTGAATATGGCGCTGAGCTGAAAGTGGAGTTCACCGGCGGTTACCAAAAGAAAATCGATACGCAGAAGCTGATGCAGGACGATCTCGGTCTGGTGTCCGTCGTCGCTCTAGTGCTGGTATTCGGATATCTTTTACTTCATTTCAAACGTCTCGAAGCACTTGTGCTGATTGTCGTGCCTTTGCTACTCGGCCTTTTTGCAACGTTTGCCTTTGCTGAAATCGTTTTCGGGCAGTTGAACATTCTTTCTGCGTTTATCGGCGTGATATTGCTCGGATTGGGGATAGATCATGGGATACATCTGCTCAGTCGATTTATCGACGAACAGCGACGCGGAACGGACCTCGACACATCGGTCATAAGGACATTCTCACGGACGGGTAAATCGGTAGGCGTGGCTGCACTGACCACCTTCGTCACCTTTGTCGGTTTGGGTTTCTCAGAATTTCGTGCCTTTTTTGAATTCGGCATGATAGCCGCCGCGGGCATGATACTCGTTACATTCTTCTATTTAATCTGTATGCCGGCCCTGCTTGGACTAGCTTTGCGTTTCACCTGGGATATAAAGGTAAAAATTAATGACGAAAAATCCCTTGGACGCTTTTCTGGCTTTATCGAGCGACGTTCCGGTCTGTTGTTGTTTTCCGGCATCGCAATTTGGGCGGCCATGTCCTACGCCTCCAATGACATGCGCTTTAACTATGACTTCGAGTCGCTTGGTAATACCGAACTACGCTCTTTCAAACTGAATGCCGAAGTCAACGAATTGCTCGGCTACTCTCAGGCCCCGATGCTGGCCTTGACCAAAAACCGAGATGAAGAACGCTTCATTGCACAGCAATTACAAGCCGGAATGGAAAATCCGGAATTTCGTTCGGGACTCGATTTCGTGCTGACCTCTTCCGATCTTGTACCAGACAATCAAGATCTAAAACAACATACGCTGCAGAAAATCGAAAAGCTAGTAGACAAGGTTAACCCGGCGTGGGTGCCAGAAGACGATGTTGAGAGTTTTAATAATCTCAAGCGTATGCTCAAGATACCGCCATTTGGCTTTGACAACCTCCCACGGGAAACCAAACTGTTATTTGGAACCCGCGACGGACAGGAGCCCGATGACGGAATACTAATGCTATTCCCCGCCGTAAAACAAACCGATGGAGAAGCTGTCAGAGAACTTGCGCGTGAACTTCGCGCTGCGAAACAGAGTGATGGTGAACGCATGGTAATTGCGGGTGAACCTATGATATTGGCAGATATCCTGACACTGGTATTTGAGGAATCACCAAAGGTATTGGCTTTTTGCTCTATTATGGTGTTTCTCATTCTGTGGATATTTTTACGCAATCATTACCTAGCACTACTGGCCCTGGTACCGGCAATTTTCACCCTTACCATCACATTTGGTATCATGGCGGTGTTCGATCTGGAGTTGAATTACATCAACCTGGCAATGATTCCTGTATTACTTGGCGTGAGCGTGGATAGCGGTGTACACATGGTAGGCCGTGCAGTAGACGGCCATGATCTGCGATCAATAATCGGCGAAACCGGTATGGCTATACTGGGTTCTATCGTAACCTCCGGATTAGGCCTTGGCGCATTGCTCCTGACAGGACATGCGGGACTAAACTCCCTGGCGCAAATTGGTACCATAGGCTTGCTGGTCAATCTGGTTGTTTCGATATTTATACTTCCGTCCTTGTTGTCCTGGAAACCTGTCCAACGACTGGCTATTGCTCAGGCACATGACGACGCTGAAACTCAACCTGCATGA